Proteins encoded within one genomic window of Lactococcus garvieae:
- a CDS encoding HAD family hydrolase — MNNQLKIFATDMDGTFLDENRSYDKSRLRDILKEFKKRNYLFCAASGRQLLALEELFDEFQDQVAFCAENGALVKYQGNILYSSILGQDKASKLVDVVRQNPHMHRDVVLFSGLNGAYALQTADPQFVEFANMYYSDLQLVKSVHDIEDEILKVCVEFPPEQIRECENWINARVPDVRATTTGFRSIDIMSAGISKATGLSHLLTHLQARPEVLTAFGDQSNDLEMLELAGTAVAVENAIPEVLKISDKVIGHNRDAAVLTELEAILTN; from the coding sequence ATGAATAATCAATTAAAAATATTTGCGACAGACATGGATGGGACCTTTCTCGATGAAAACCGTAGTTACGATAAAAGCCGCCTTCGGGATATCTTAAAAGAGTTCAAAAAGAGAAACTACCTCTTCTGTGCCGCCAGCGGCCGACAACTTTTAGCCTTAGAAGAACTCTTTGATGAATTCCAAGACCAAGTCGCCTTCTGCGCTGAAAATGGAGCCCTTGTAAAATACCAGGGAAACATCCTCTACAGTAGTATTCTCGGACAAGACAAGGCCAGCAAACTCGTGGATGTTGTGCGTCAAAACCCACATATGCACCGTGATGTCGTTCTTTTTTCTGGTCTAAATGGTGCTTACGCTCTTCAAACAGCTGACCCACAATTTGTTGAATTTGCTAATATGTATTATTCTGACTTACAATTAGTGAAGTCGGTCCACGATATTGAAGACGAAATCTTAAAAGTCTGTGTGGAATTTCCACCTGAACAGATCCGTGAATGTGAAAATTGGATTAATGCGCGTGTACCCGATGTTCGTGCCACTACAACAGGTTTCCGCTCTATTGATATCATGTCGGCTGGTATCAGTAAAGCAACGGGTCTATCACACCTTCTCACACACCTCCAAGCTCGACCTGAAGTCCTCACAGCTTTTGGGGATCAAAGTAATGACTTGGAGATGTTGGAACTTGCAGGTACCGCTGTTGCTGTCGAAAATGCCATTCCTGAGGTCTTAAAAATTTCTGATAAGGTCATCGGCCACAATCGAGATGCTGCTGTTTTAACGGAACTTGAAGCGATTTTGACAAATTAA